The genomic region GGAAACAGGCCTCCCCAGGAAGCCTTCCCCATGGGGGCCCTATCGGTTCAGGTGTGAGAAACggttttttcgcttctcgttTACAGCAGTTCGCTCGTCACTGGTGTGTCAAGCACTGCCTTAGTTGACGGACTGGACTCCAACAGCCACattgcgccagccagccagcatgtcAGCGAATCGAAGTTCAGCAATACCCCGTTCAATCCACGCTACATCTTCCGCCGGCGAAAAGAGTCGGTCAAGAGCGCCAAGGCGGCAGGCTGCAAGCTGAAGGGTGTTCGCGCACCGTCACTATCGCTGACCAAAGTAGTCTCGTCGACGGTACCGACCCAGGCGGATAGCACACCAGCGGGCACTGCTGGCGACTGCTGTGCATCGCTCGATGCTACCGGCGAAACACAGGGCACTACTGGCCAAGGGGCATCCGGAGTTTCACTGGACGagcgcacacaggcacaggatCGCATCCTCGAGCTGGGGCTGAATTTCTTCCGAGAGGACTTCGAGGGAGTGACGGTGTCCAGGACACGGTGCCTCTCGTGCGAAACGGTCACTGAGCAGAAGGAAACGATGATCGACATTGCTATCCCAATAGCGGCCAGCGAAATTAACGATGTCGCCAAGAATGCGCAACAATTCTATCAGGTAGGCATTGGCGTTTTGTGGTCATCCCTAACCAACtctaaaccccccccccccccccccccgcccgccTCCCCTCTAACTCTCTTTTCCACTCTTATACGACACCAGGACGCGTGTATAACGGAAGAGTACTTTCGGGGCGACAACAAGTACCGGTGCGAAACGTGCAGCGGCTACACGGAGGCTTGCCGATCGATTTCGTTCGAAATATTGCCGCGATTGCTGATCGTTCAGCTGAAGCGCTTCAACGGCGACATGGAGAAGATCAACAGCTACATCCCAACACCATTCGTGCTGCAGTGCTTCTGTCGCGACTGCCTCGGGAAGCCGGAAGCAGACAAGCGCCACGTCTACCGGTTGTACAGCGTGATTACGCATGTTGGGGCCCGGTTGTCGGTCGGCCACTATATTGCCTACACGTGCTCACTCGAACTACCACAGCAGTATTTCAATTGTGGCCGGGAACAGCAACGCCGCTGTCTACTGGCACCGTCACTCGACGGGGCAACCGATGctgcacagcagcaccagcagctgggtGGCAGTGGTAGTACTACCGCTGGTGGCAAGGGACTCGAGCGTAGCAACGAAAAGAGCACCTCCGGCCAACTGAAGAAGCTGTTCGGTGGTAAGAAGCTCTCGAGTGCGGGCGATATGAGCAAGAAGCTGAAGTACAACGTCATTAGCCGcttttcaccaaccaacggtgTCGACGCACCGCAGCTGAACGGCGGCAACAGTGGTGGCGTGGGGACGGTTTCAGCTGCCGTTGCCGGACAGGGGTGCACCGATGTCGGCGACGGAAGAATTGGTGCGGCGAGTGAAGGGTCGTCTAATGGTGCGCTAACGGAAAATGGACCTGGTAGATCGCCCCACGAGGGTGGTAATTCGTTTTGTGGTTTACCCTGTCCGAGTTCCAGCTGCTGTGGAGTCAGCATCAAGGGTACCAGTCGGCCTCTTGCTGCTACAGGGAGCGTATTAGGACCGGGGGCAACACCTGTAGTTCCCGCAGCATCATTATTACTGGATGGCTCGAGTGGGGCTACTAACAACGGGAGCAGCTCTTACAATGCATCACGAACGAATGGGGGCCGTGCCGTTGCTCCAATTGCCACCATTCACCCGAATGCACATCTCGTCATCAACCATAATCACGTGCTCCCCGAAAGCACCAACGGCGATATCGGTATCAGTGCGCTGCCCAATGGCTtattgtcgtcatcgttcgcGCTCAATTCTAACACCACGCATTCGGGTAGTATCGcgcaggccaccaccagccacactaacagcaacagcaccaacaacggcaacaataCGAGCGTTAGTTCGGGACTCGACTA from Anopheles aquasalis chromosome Y, idAnoAquaMG_Q_19, whole genome shotgun sequence harbors:
- the LOC126579538 gene encoding uncharacterized protein LOC126579538 isoform X1: MAHHFQTASAITINGTPNGELAGFRNGCEGSSSSSSSGSSSTGGAKVLSKAAAAKFTKGSSLATLCNIGNSCYMNSVLYTLRLAPNFTHNLHHLIEFCNLALPRRSLEQSVFSLDSLTSHATPASQQQQQQLAAQHKPKSSSLGRNIPGLHVANGRSWSSKDLASLGASNNSGSANIGSGGSSTVALAANGSSSSGEANNHTNGGNDLHLGSASTKAVSVGLISNNNNEDGGCAQHQQQQQQSVGGAASTKSSSLVVCETLHDLFHSLTHNEATGMIEPFHAGSVLQAVQSVSTTFEGNQQQDAHEFLMCILDSVREACQTLNRNLLANPDLLRNSSSLVTGVSSTALVDGLDSNSHIAPASQHVSESKFSNTPFNPRYIFRRRKESVKSAKAAGCKLKGVRAPSLSLTKVVSSTVPTQADSTPAGTAGDCCASLDATGETQGTTGQGASGVSLDERTQAQDRILELGLNFFREDFEGVTVSRTRCLSCETVTEQKETMIDIAIPIAASEINDVAKNAQQFYQDACITEEYFRGDNKYRCETCSGYTEACRSISFEILPRLLIVQLKRFNGDMEKINSYIPTPFVLQCFCRDCLGKPEADKRHVYRLYSVITHVGARLSVGHYIAYTCSLELPQQYFNCGREQQRRCLLAPSLDGATDAAQQHQQLGGSGSTTAGGKGLERSNEKSTSGQLKKLFGGKKLSSAGDMSKKLKYNVISRFSPTNGVDAPQLNGGNSGGVGTVSAAVAGQGCTDVGDGRIGAASEGSSNGALTENGPGRSPHEGGNSFCGLPCPSSSCCGVSIKGTSRPLAATGSVLGPGATPVVPAASLLLDGSSGATNNGSSSYNASRTNGGRAVAPIATIHPNAHLVINHNHVLPESTNGDIGISALPNGLLSSSFALNSNTTHSGSIAQATTSHTNSNSTNNGNNTSVSSGLDYATQLQMKWFMCDDDKIKVMTQAEFEDMLSPRRRHVITPYLLFYARFDVQSAATSPQLVTSQPNVSSAAPNKPYASQAASSSSGSSGTMLASVISTNHPASSGSPPTVPPDGPNSSVVTQ
- the LOC126579538 gene encoding uncharacterized protein LOC126579538 isoform X2, which produces MAHHFQTASAITINGTPNGELAGFRNGCEGSSSSSSSGSSSTGGAKVLSKAAAAKFTKGSSLATLCNIGNSCYMNSVLYTLRLAPNFTHNLHHLIEFCNLALPRRSLEQSVFSLDSLTSHATPASQQQQQQLAAQHKPKSSSLGRNIPGLHVANGRSWSSKDLASLGASNNSGSANIGSGGSSTVALAANGSSSSGEANNHTNGGNDLHLGSASTKAVSVGLISNNNNEDGGCAQHQQQQQQSVGGAASTKSSSLVVCETLHDLFHSLTHNEATGMIEPFHAGSVLQAVQSVSTTFEGNQQQDAHEFLMCILDSVREACQTLNRNLLANPDLLRNSSLVTGVSSTALVDGLDSNSHIAPASQHVSESKFSNTPFNPRYIFRRRKESVKSAKAAGCKLKGVRAPSLSLTKVVSSTVPTQADSTPAGTAGDCCASLDATGETQGTTGQGASGVSLDERTQAQDRILELGLNFFREDFEGVTVSRTRCLSCETVTEQKETMIDIAIPIAASEINDVAKNAQQFYQDACITEEYFRGDNKYRCETCSGYTEACRSISFEILPRLLIVQLKRFNGDMEKINSYIPTPFVLQCFCRDCLGKPEADKRHVYRLYSVITHVGARLSVGHYIAYTCSLELPQQYFNCGREQQRRCLLAPSLDGATDAAQQHQQLGGSGSTTAGGKGLERSNEKSTSGQLKKLFGGKKLSSAGDMSKKLKYNVISRFSPTNGVDAPQLNGGNSGGVGTVSAAVAGQGCTDVGDGRIGAASEGSSNGALTENGPGRSPHEGGNSFCGLPCPSSSCCGVSIKGTSRPLAATGSVLGPGATPVVPAASLLLDGSSGATNNGSSSYNASRTNGGRAVAPIATIHPNAHLVINHNHVLPESTNGDIGISALPNGLLSSSFALNSNTTHSGSIAQATTSHTNSNSTNNGNNTSVSSGLDYATQLQMKWFMCDDDKIKVMTQAEFEDMLSPRRRHVITPYLLFYARFDVQSAATSPQLVTSQPNVSSAAPNKPYASQAASSSSGSSGTMLASVISTNHPASSGSPPTVPPDGPNSSVVTQ